One genomic window of Nitrosomonas sp. Is35 includes the following:
- a CDS encoding methane monooxygenase/ammonia monooxygenase subunit B, with protein MNIRSIFKLGVLGLYGAAIGAASLAMTLTLDVKTAAAHGERSQEPFLRMRSIQWYDLKWQPKVTKVNDIATMTGNFHLAEDWPRAVGKPTRAFFNVGSPSPVFVRLSTKLNGEPTFISGPLEIGRDYAFEVRLKARIPGRHHMHAMVNIKDAGPIAGPASWMNISGSWDDFTNPVTTLTGKTIDLETFNFSNGIFWHIVWLGLGCFWIGYFVAKPMFLPRSRVLLAYGDELLTSPTDRKVGLAVAILTCAIVWGGYRYTESVHPYTVPIQAGESKVAPLPIAPNPVAIKVTHANYDVPGRALRVTMEITNNGDTAVNIGEFTTAGVRFVNELGRKHLDPDYPRELVATGLSMDDDRGVQPGETREVKMEAKDALWEVQRLMALLGDPESRFGGLLMTWDEAGNRYINSIAGAVIPVFTKL; from the coding sequence ATGAATATAAGAAGCATATTTAAACTGGGCGTATTAGGCCTGTATGGAGCAGCGATTGGAGCGGCATCGCTGGCGATGACGCTGACGTTAGATGTTAAGACAGCAGCGGCACACGGTGAACGCTCACAAGAACCGTTCCTGCGTATGCGTAGTATTCAATGGTACGACTTGAAATGGCAACCGAAAGTCACCAAAGTCAACGACATTGCGACGATGACTGGTAACTTTCACTTAGCTGAAGACTGGCCACGTGCGGTAGGTAAACCAACCCGCGCCTTCTTTAACGTAGGTAGCCCAAGCCCGGTGTTTGTACGTTTAAGCACCAAACTGAACGGCGAACCAACGTTTATTTCAGGTCCTCTGGAAATTGGCCGTGACTATGCATTTGAAGTCAGACTGAAAGCCCGTATTCCAGGACGTCACCACATGCACGCGATGGTAAACATCAAAGATGCAGGTCCTATTGCAGGTCCAGCCTCATGGATGAACATCTCCGGCAGCTGGGATGACTTTACCAACCCAGTAACCACACTGACTGGTAAAACCATCGACCTGGAAACATTCAACTTCAGCAACGGTATATTCTGGCACATCGTATGGTTAGGCTTAGGCTGCTTCTGGATTGGCTACTTTGTAGCGAAACCGATGTTCCTGCCACGTAGCCGCGTATTGCTGGCGTATGGTGACGAACTGTTAACCTCCCCAACGGACAGAAAAGTAGGTCTGGCAGTTGCAATACTGACCTGCGCGATTGTTTGGGGCGGCTATCGTTACACCGAAAGCGTACACCCATACACAGTACCGATCCAAGCTGGCGAATCGAAAGTAGCACCGTTACCGATTGCACCGAACCCAGTTGCAATCAAAGTAACACATGCTAACTACGACGTACCTGGCCGTGCACTGCGTGTAACGATGGAAATCACCAACAACGGTGACACAGCGGTTAACATTGGTGAATTCACGACAGCGGGCGTACGCTTTGTGAACGAACTGGGCCGCAAACACCTGGATCCTGACTATCCAAGAGAACTGGTAGCAACCGGCTTATCGATGGATGATGACAGAGGCGTTCAACCTGGAGAAACCCGTGAAGTTAAGATGGAAGCCAAAGATGCGTTGTGGGAAGTACAACGTTTGATGGCACTGTTGGGTGACCCTGAAAGCCGTTTTGGCGGATTGTTGATGACCTGGGATGAAGCAGGCAATCGTTATATCAACAGTATTGCTGGCGCGGTAATTCCAGTCTTTACCAAACTGTAA
- a CDS encoding methane monooxygenase/ammonia monooxygenase subunit C, with the protein MATTYGTSSASSASYDMSLWYDSKYYKLGMLTMLLVAIFWIWYQRTFAYSHGMDSMEPEFDKVWMGLWRVHMTLMPLFALVTWGWILKTRDTKEQLDNLDTKLEIKRYFYWMMWLGVYLFGVYWGGSFFTEQDASWHQVIIRDTSFTPSHVVVFYGSFPMYIVCGVASYLYAMTRLPLYSRGTSFPLVMAIAGPLMILPNVGLNEWGHAFWFMEELFSAPLHWGFVILGWAGLFSGGIAAQIITRYSNLTDVTWNGSSRDILNNRIVP; encoded by the coding sequence ATGGCAACAACTTACGGCACGTCAAGTGCATCAAGCGCAAGCTATGACATGTCACTGTGGTACGACTCGAAGTACTACAAACTGGGCATGTTAACAATGCTGTTGGTAGCGATATTCTGGATCTGGTACCAAAGAACGTTTGCATACTCACACGGTATGGACTCGATGGAACCGGAATTTGACAAAGTATGGATGGGCCTGTGGCGCGTACACATGACCCTGATGCCTTTGTTTGCGTTAGTAACCTGGGGTTGGATCCTGAAAACCCGTGACACCAAAGAACAACTGGACAACTTAGACACCAAGCTGGAAATCAAACGTTATTTCTACTGGATGATGTGGCTGGGCGTGTATCTGTTTGGTGTTTACTGGGGCGGCAGCTTCTTCACCGAACAAGACGCATCCTGGCACCAAGTGATTATTCGTGACACCAGCTTCACCCCAAGTCACGTAGTCGTGTTCTACGGTTCATTCCCAATGTACATCGTGTGTGGCGTAGCATCATACCTGTACGCGATGACCCGTCTGCCACTGTACAGCCGCGGCACATCATTCCCATTGGTTATGGCAATTGCTGGCCCATTGATGATTCTGCCAAACGTAGGTTTGAACGAATGGGGTCACGCATTCTGGTTCATGGAAGAACTGTTCAGCGCGCCACTGCACTGGGGCTTTGTGATTCTGGGCTGGGCAGGTTTATTCTCGGGCGGTATTGCAGCACAAATCATCACCCGTTACTCGAACCTGACTGATGTAACCTGGAACGGCTCAAGCAGAGACATTCTGAACAACCGTATCGTTCCTTAA
- a CDS encoding methane monooxygenase/ammonia monooxygenase subunit A produces the protein MSRTDEILAAAKMVPEAVKMSRYIDAVYFPILCILLVGTYHMHFMLLAGDWDFWLDWKDRQWWPVVTPIVGIMYCAALMYYLWVNYRLPFGATLCIVCLLVGEWLTRYWGFYWWSHYPINFVLPSTMIPGALMMDTIMLLTGNWLITALLGGGFFGLFFYPGNWPIFGPTHLPVVVEGVLLSVADYTGFLYVRTGTPEYVRLIEQGSLRTFGGHTTVIAAFFAAFVSMLMFCVWWYFGKLYCTAFYYVKGERGRISMKNDVTAFGEKGFAQGIR, from the coding sequence GTGAGTAGAACAGACGAAATTTTAGCAGCGGCCAAGATGGTGCCGGAAGCGGTCAAGATGTCCAGATACATAGATGCGGTATATTTTCCGATTCTGTGTATATTGCTGGTAGGAACCTATCACATGCACTTCATGCTGTTAGCAGGAGACTGGGATTTCTGGTTGGATTGGAAAGACCGTCAATGGTGGCCTGTAGTAACACCGATTGTAGGTATCATGTACTGTGCAGCACTGATGTATTACCTGTGGGTAAACTATCGCCTGCCATTTGGCGCGACACTCTGTATCGTATGCCTGTTAGTAGGTGAATGGCTGACCCGTTACTGGGGCTTCTACTGGTGGTCACACTATCCGATCAACTTTGTACTGCCATCGACCATGATTCCAGGTGCATTGATGATGGATACAATCATGTTGCTGACCGGTAACTGGCTGATCACAGCACTGTTAGGCGGCGGCTTCTTTGGATTATTCTTCTACCCAGGCAACTGGCCGATATTTGGCCCAACCCACTTACCAGTGGTTGTAGAAGGCGTACTGTTATCAGTAGCTGACTACACAGGTTTCCTGTACGTACGTACCGGTACACCTGAATATGTTCGCCTGATTGAGCAAGGCTCACTGCGCACCTTTGGTGGACACACCACAGTGATTGCAGCGTTCTTCGCAGCGTTCGTATCTATGCTGATGTTCTGCGTATGGTGGTACTTTGGCAAACTGTACTGCACCGCTTTCTACTATGTTAAAGGAGAAAGAGGACGCATCTCAATGAAGAACGACGTAACCGCGTTTGGTGAAAAAGGCTTTGCACAGGGGATTAGATAA
- a CDS encoding NAD(P)/FAD-dependent oxidoreductase, producing the protein MSKDVAIIGAGAAGMMCAIEAGKRGRSVILLDHARKLAEKIRISGGGRCNFTNRHATAENYLSANPHFCRSALARFTPQDFIALIEKHGIRYHEKKLGQLFCDNSSQQIIDMLQHECAKAGVDWQMPSQVQRIERVSDSIDEQYAKNKFLITTECNIVAVDSLVIATGGLSIPQIGASALGYRIADQFGIRVTSLRPGLVGLTFSAGDFAGFKDISGISVEAAVSCAGVSFRENVLFTHRGLSGPAILQISSYWQTGKPLHIDLLPQQNAQQIFLEYRQSALMLSNLLARYLPKRFVQIWCVANFAELSIMTKPMNQFRDNELRQVADRIHDWQIVPSGTIGYKKAEVTLGGVDTHELSSKTMESRNVPGLYFIGEVVDVTGQLGGYNFQWAWSSGYAAGQAV; encoded by the coding sequence ATTTCCAAAGATGTCGCCATCATCGGCGCAGGCGCGGCCGGCATGATGTGTGCGATTGAAGCCGGTAAACGAGGCCGCAGCGTCATACTGCTCGATCATGCGCGAAAGCTGGCTGAAAAAATCCGTATTTCCGGCGGTGGCCGCTGCAATTTCACCAACAGGCATGCCACTGCGGAAAACTATCTTTCCGCTAATCCGCATTTTTGCCGTTCCGCATTAGCTCGTTTTACACCGCAAGATTTTATTGCACTGATTGAAAAACATGGCATTCGCTATCATGAAAAAAAATTAGGGCAATTGTTTTGCGATAACAGCTCGCAACAGATCATCGATATGTTGCAGCATGAATGTGCGAAGGCTGGTGTGGACTGGCAAATGCCTTCCCAAGTACAGCGGATTGAACGCGTTTCTGACAGTATCGATGAACAATACGCCAAGAACAAATTCCTGATCACAACCGAATGCAATATCGTTGCTGTGGATTCACTGGTCATTGCGACGGGTGGCTTATCCATTCCGCAAATTGGTGCCAGCGCATTGGGTTATCGAATAGCCGATCAATTTGGTATTCGTGTGACATCGTTACGTCCTGGTTTAGTAGGCTTGACTTTTAGCGCCGGAGATTTTGCAGGTTTTAAAGATATTTCGGGAATATCAGTCGAGGCCGCCGTCAGTTGCGCTGGTGTTTCGTTTCGTGAGAATGTTTTATTTACTCACCGGGGCTTAAGCGGTCCGGCTATCCTGCAAATTTCTTCCTATTGGCAAACGGGTAAACCCTTGCATATTGATTTATTGCCACAGCAGAATGCACAACAGATTTTCTTGGAATATAGGCAAAGTGCATTGATGCTATCAAATTTGCTGGCGCGCTATTTGCCCAAACGGTTTGTACAGATCTGGTGTGTGGCGAATTTTGCTGAGCTGTCGATCATGACAAAACCAATGAATCAATTTCGTGACAATGAATTACGTCAAGTGGCGGATAGAATTCATGACTGGCAAATTGTGCCCAGTGGAACAATCGGCTATAAGAAGGCGGAAGTAACATTGGGTGGTGTCGATACGCATGAATTATCTTCTAAAACAATGGAATCCAGGAATGTACCGGGATTATATTTCATCGGAGAAGTGGTTGACGTCACCGGTCAGCTGGGTGGATATAATTTTCAATGGGCTTGGTCATCAGGGTATGCAGCTGGTCAGGCTGTTTGA
- a CDS encoding twin transmembrane helix small protein, producing MDEKSQASVKETIALGMPWIIVVLSLNSHWTISETRLNFGEFNFSRNKPLKIFAAVLFILILYSLGSALYYMYNDKGNSTRMVKSLSIRIGLSLFLFIVMMISYRLNMDTDCLDMAADCLDMVTD from the coding sequence TTGGATGAAAAAAGTCAGGCATCGGTTAAAGAAACAATAGCTTTGGGGATGCCATGGATTATTGTCGTTTTATCGTTAAATAGCCATTGGACAATCAGTGAAACTCGGCTAAACTTTGGTGAATTTAATTTTTCTAGGAACAAACCATTGAAAATCTTTGCTGCCGTATTATTTATCCTCATATTATATAGTCTAGGATCTGCACTATATTACATGTATAACGATAAAGGTAACTCCACGCGCATGGTCAAATCTTTGAGCATCCGTATTGGTTTGTCGCTTTTTTTATTTATTGTCATGATGATATCGTACCGTTTGAATATGGATACTGACTGTCTGGATATGGCAGCTGATTGCTTGGATATGGTTACTGATTAA